The following coding sequences are from one Dama dama isolate Ldn47 chromosome 8, ASM3311817v1, whole genome shotgun sequence window:
- the MAIP1 gene encoding m-AAA protease-interacting protein 1, mitochondrial — protein MALAVCLLPRLLLSRPLPSWAARLRTPGSAEVKPPLSGLCCFCRRRLCSGAAPFPRVSWASAALALSARGPQRPVLSPLEVAATLPTFPSYPRRTYSTEEQPQQRQKTKMIILGFSNPINWVRTRIYSFLIWAYFDQEFSITEFSEGAKQAFAHVSKLLSQCKFDLLEELVAKETLRVLKEKVTSLPDNHKNALAADIDEIVYTSTGDISIYYDEKGRKFVNILVCFWYLTSANIPSEAISGARVFQVKLGDQNVETKQLLSASYEFQREFTQGVKPDWTIARIEHPKLLE, from the exons ATGGCGCTGGCCGTCTGTCTTTTACCCCGCTTGCTACTTTCTCGGCCTCTACCGTCCTGGGCCGCCCGCCTCCGGACTCCCGGTTCGGCCGAGGTGAAGCCCCCATTGTCTGGACTTTGCTGCTTCTGCCGCCGCCGCCTCTGCTCGGGAGCAGCCCCATTTCCTCGAGTCTCTTGGGCCTCCGCGGCCTTGGCCCTGTCTGCTCGGGGTCCTCAGCGTCCCGTGCTCAGCCCCCTGGAAGTCGCCGCAACCCTCCCCACTTTCCCTTCCTATCCCCGGCGAACCTACAGCACCGAGGAGCAGCCCCAGCAGCGTCAGAAAACCAAAATGATTATTCTAGGGTTCTCCAACCCCATCAACTGGGTGCGGACTCGAATTTACTCCTTCCTTATCTGGGCCTATTTCGACCAAGAGTTCAGCATCACAGAGTTCTCAGAAGGAGCGAAGCAG gcttttgcTCATGTGTCCAAATTGCTGTCACAGTGTAAGTTTGATCTATTGGAAGAACTTGTGGCCAAAGAG ACTCTACGTGTATTGAAAGAAAAGGTTACTTCACTACCTGACAACCATAAAAATGCCCTTGCTGCTGACATAGATGAAATTGTGTACACATCAACAGGAGACATCTCCATTTACTATGATGAGAAAG GAAGGAAGTTTGTTAACATCCTGGTGTGCTTTTGGTATCTAACCAGTGCCAATATCCCCAGTGAAGCCATAAGTGGAGCCCGTGTGTTCCAGGTTAAGTTGGGGGATCAGAACGTGGAAACCAAACAGCTGCTTAGTGCAAGCTATGA ATTTCAGAGAGAGTTTACACAAGGAGT
- the TYW5 gene encoding tRNA wybutosine-synthesizing protein 5: MAGHRFAVPRFEGVSREQFIEHLYPQRKPLVLEGIDLGACTSKWTVDYLSQIGGRKEVKIHVAAVAQMDFISKNFVYRTLPFDKLVQRAAEEKHTEFFISEDEKYYLRSLGEDPRKDVADIRKQFPLLEGDIKFPKFFKEEQFFSSVFRISSPGLQLWTHYDVMDNFLIQVTGKKRVVLFSPRDAQYLYLSGSKSEVLNIDNPDLAKYPLFSKARRYECSLKAGDVLFIPALWFHNVISEEFGVGVNVFWKHLPSECYDKTDTYGNKDLTAASRAVQILDRALKTLAELPEEYRDFYARRMVLHIQDKAYSKNFE; encoded by the exons ATGGCCGGGCACCGCTTCGCAGTACCCCGATTCGAGGGCGTTTCGCGGGAGCAGTTCATAGAGCACTTGTATCCGCAG AGAAAACCTCTAGTGTTGGAAGGAATTGATTTGGGAGCGTGTACAAGCAAATGGACAGTGGATTACCTCAGCCAAATCGGAGGGAGGAAAGAGGTGAaaattcatgttgctgcagttgCCCAGATGGACTTCATTAGTAAAAACTTTGTATATAG AACTTTACCTTTTGACAAGTTGGTACAAAGGGCAGCTGAAGAAAAGCATACGGAATTCTTTATTTCAGAG GATGAGAAGTACTACCTCCGATCACTTGGAGAAGACCCTAGAAAG GATGTTGCAGATATCAGAAAGCAGTTTCCTTTATTGGAAGGAGACATTAAGTTTCCAAAATTCTTCAAAGAAGAGCAGTTCTTTTCCAGTGTTTTTCGAATCAGCTCACCAGGGTTACAACTTTGGACACACTATGAT GTAATGGATAACTTCTTAATACAAGTGACAGGAAAAAAGCGTGTTGTTCTGTTCAGTCCTCGAGATGcccaatatttatatttatcag GTTCTAAATCAGAAGTACTGAACATAGATAACCCAGACTTAGCTAAATATCCCCTGTTTTCCAAGGCTAGAAGGTACGAATGTTCCCTTAAAGCTGGAGATGTGCTATTCATTCCTG CTTTATGGTTCCATAATGTAATTTCTGAAGAGTTTGGAGTGGGAGTGAATGTCTTTTGGAAGCACCTTCCATCTGAATGCTATGATAAAACGGATACCTATGGAAACAAAGATCTGACGGCAGCATCAAGAGCTGTACAAATTTTGGACAGAGCCTTAAAAACACTGGCTGAATTACCAGAGGAATACAGGGACTTCTATGCACGGCGAATGGTCTTGCACATTCAAGACAAAGCCTATAGCAAAAACtttgaatga